In the genome of Hyphomicrobium sp. ghe19, the window CGCGTCGAGCGTGTAAATGCGGCCATCGAATATGATCGGACTTGCGGTGACGCGGCCGGTCTTCGACGAGCCTTCCCCAGCGCTCGCACTCCACGTCTGACGTAGTGCACCGTTCAGCGCGAGATTGCCCGGTGCGTTACCCGGTTCGCCGCCCGGCTGCGCCCATGCATCGTTCGTGCGCGGCGACGGGATTGCGATCGGCGCGTTCGCATCGGCCAGGTTGGCGGAAATGCTTTCCGTCGTCTCGACGATGGGGATGCGCCGGCCGGGCAACGGCGTTTGCTTTTCCTTGAAGGGATTGAGGTCGCTCATCTTGGGAAGCGATGGACCGTCTCCCGCACAGCCGCCGAGCAATAGCGCAGCGACGAGCGCGAACAGCGATGACGCGCCGAAACGTGTCTGCGATCCCCCGTTGCCCAACCCCATTCTCCCCTCACCGCTTCGCGGCTTTTACTTCTTATCGGCCGCTCCGCCCGTGGCGGGCTGCGCTTCCGTCTTTGGTGGCTCGGCCGCCTTGGCTGGTTCGGCCGCCGCTGCCGGCGTCGTGGCCGGTGGCTCCTTCGCAGCAACTTCAGAGCCGGCTATGCCGGACATGATGACCTTGACGCGTTCCTGCGTATCGTCAGGAACGTTCGGATCGACGAGCAGAGGTTCGAGACTCTTACGCGCGTCATCGAACTTCTTGGCCTTGTATGCGGCTACCCCGAGCAACTCGCGGGCGCTGTTCGCGAACGGCGCGCCCTCGGCGATTAGAGGTGTCAGGCGATTCTGGATTTCGTCATAGTCCGCATCGGCCATGCGTAGGGAGGCTGCCTGCAGCTGTGCGAAGTTTTTCAACAGATCATCTGCGCCGGTCTGCTTCGCGAGCGAATCATAGGTTGCAACAGCATCGGCCGTCTTGCCCTCTTTAACCTGGGCTCCGGCCAGTTGCAGCTTTGCGAGGGCCGCGTAGCCGGCGGGGCCGCTTTCCGCGATCGCCTTGAAGGCTTTGTCCGCCTCGTCCTTCTTTTTCTGGTCGCTCAGGTTCTCGGCAGCCGCGAATTCGGCTCCGCCCGTCTCGGCGGCCGTAATCCGATGGTGTTCGAGCATTTGATAGCCCGCCACGCCGAGCACGACGAGCGCCGCAGCGCCCAGGAGCACGCCGTTGTAGCGCTTCCAGAGTTTATGCATCTGTTCGCGGCGGAGTTCTTCCTCGACCTCGCGGAGCAGACTGTCATTGTTGTCGGCCATTAACTCTTAAACCTCATTCAGTCGCCGGAGCTGAGGAGAATATCCTCACGATCAGCCCGGCTGGCGGGGCATAGATAGCGGAGCGTGCGCGCCGGGCAAGCCCTGGCCCGAAGTTTCCTTTGTGTAAGCGTGGCCGAACCCCCGCCCAATTAAGCTAAGTGGTCGGAGTCTTGGGCTTTTTCGTGGCCCGGACGGCGTCGACCGGCACCTCGGCCTCCGGGCTCTTAAGATTGTAAACGTGCTCTTGCGCGGGGAA includes:
- a CDS encoding tetratricopeptide repeat protein, translated to MADNNDSLLREVEEELRREQMHKLWKRYNGVLLGAAALVVLGVAGYQMLEHHRITAAETGGAEFAAAENLSDQKKKDEADKAFKAIAESGPAGYAALAKLQLAGAQVKEGKTADAVATYDSLAKQTGADDLLKNFAQLQAASLRMADADYDEIQNRLTPLIAEGAPFANSARELLGVAAYKAKKFDDARKSLEPLLVDPNVPDDTQERVKVIMSGIAGSEVAAKEPPATTPAAAAEPAKAAEPPKTEAQPATGGAADKK